The Drosophila innubila isolate TH190305 chromosome 3R unlocalized genomic scaffold, UK_Dinn_1.0 2_E_3R, whole genome shotgun sequence genome has a segment encoding these proteins:
- the LOC117790539 gene encoding dnaJ homolog subfamily C member 17: protein MANKKLSDVNLYDLLGISIEAEQAEIRKAYRKRALDCHPDKNPDNPQAAERFHELSKALEILTDVTARAAYDKVLKAKKAAELRTKQLDSKRQKLKEELEQRERAALHKLQAGQPYSTVRKSDEEVLQEQIERLRREGSKLLEEEQLAMREQLKRNYNEQRQQQQQAPAFDSTQHRIKIKWKADKSDASNGGYTQEQLMQYLKKYGEVVALVMNTKIRGRAMVELKTREACDMVLAYEKGNPSNPLHFQWVTPPAHEKPAMPMTTAGNTSSRDYEDLVMRKLRQAEERKRLIEQMMKEEGND from the coding sequence ATGGCCAACAAGAAGCTTAGCGATGTGAATCTCTACGATCTGCTCGGTATATCGATTGAAGCCGAGCAGGCTGAGATACGTAAAGCTTACCGAAAGCGTGCGCTTGATTGCCATCCGGATAAGAATCCCGACAATCCACAGGCAGCGGAGCGTTTCCATGAACTCTCCAAAGCTTTGGAAATTCTCACCGATGTCACAGCACGCGCCGCCTATGACAAGGTGCTCAAAGCAAAGAAGGCCGCGGAGCTGCGCACAAAACAACTGGACAGCAAGAGACAAAAACTAAAGGAGGAACTGGAGCAGCGGGAACGTGCAGCGTTACATAAATTGCAGGCTGGTCAACCCTATAGCACAGTGCGTAAGAGTGATGAGGAGGTGCTGCAGGAACAAATCGAGCGCCTGAGACGAGAGGGCTCTAAGCTGCTGGAAGAGGAGCAACTCGCCATGCGGGAGCAGCTCAAACGCAACTATAAtgagcaacggcaacaacaacaacaagcacctGCATTCGATTCCACGCAGCATCGCATTAAGATTAAATGGAAGGCGGACAAAAGCGATGCCAGTAACGGTGGCTACACTCAGGAGCAGCTAATGCAGTACCTCAAGAAATACGGTGAGGTGGTGGCGCTTGTCATGAACACCAAAATACGCGGTCGTGCAATGGTCGAGCTAAAGACACGGGAAGCCTGCGATATGGTGTTAGCCTATGAGAAAGGCAATCCCTCAAATCCATTGCACTTTCAATGGGTCACGCCTCCGGCACATGAGAAACCCGCAATGCCAATGACCACAGCAGGCAACACATCATCCCGAGACTACGAGGATTTGGTCATGCGTAAGCTGCGTCAGGCAGAGGAGCGCAAACGTTTAATTGAGCAAATGATGAAAGAGGAAGGCAATGATTAA